The nucleotide window CTCCTGCGCCGCAGGCTGCGCTTCACGGGAGATTTGCGGGCAACGGGCGATGTCCAGATCGACCAACTCCTGCAGATGGCGCGAACCGGCTTCTCCAGCGCCGTGCTCAACGACGGACTCGATCCGGCGGAGGCCGCCCGCCACCTGGAGCAATTTTCCGGGTTCTATCAGCGCGACCTCGCGGGGACTTAGCTTTCTAATTCCCCGGTACGTCTGTTGCTTCGCGTCCCACTGTCAGCGGGCGGGGCCGGCGCTAACTTTAGCCCACCTTAGCGAATTGACGACGGGTGACGTGCGAGCGCCGTCACTTTCATCGTCATATACGGAAACAACGGCAGACCGGAGAGAAGGGTGTGCAGTTCGTCATGCGAGTCGACGTCGAAGATACTGTAGTTCGCGTATTCACCGACCACGCGATGGAGCTGCTGCCATTTGCCCTGACGTTGAAGGTCCTGCGAGTAAGCTTTTTCGCGGGCTTTGATTTCGTCAGCCTGAGCCACC belongs to Paraburkholderia aromaticivorans and includes:
- a CDS encoding DUF934 domain-containing protein; this translates as MKIIDGRAARDNEEPNVLKLPNGADPMTLAGRIAGVERIELQFPHFTDGRAYSQAYLLRRRLRFTGDLRATGDVQIDQLLQMARTGFSSAVLNDGLDPAEAARHLEQFSGFYQRDLAGT
- the catC gene encoding muconolactone Delta-isomerase, whose protein sequence is MLYLVRMDVHLPHDMPVAQADEIKAREKAYSQDLQRQGKWQQLHRVVGEYANYSIFDVDSHDELHTLLSGLPLFPYMTMKVTALARHPSSIR